From the genome of Gracilinanus agilis isolate LMUSP501 chromosome 2, AgileGrace, whole genome shotgun sequence, one region includes:
- the PSMA7 gene encoding proteasome subunit alpha type-7 isoform X1 has protein sequence MSYDRAITVFSPDGHLFQVEYAQEAVKKGSTAVGVRGKDIVVLGVEKKSVAKLQDERTVRKICALDDNVCMAFAGLTADARIVINRARVECQSHRLTVEDPVTVEYITRYIASLKQRYTQSNGRRPFGISALIVGFDFDGTPRLYQTDPSGTYHAWKANAIGRGAKSVREFLEKNYTDEAIETDDLTIKLVIKALLEVVQSGGKNIELAVMRRDQPLKILNPEEIEKYVAEIEKEKEENEKKKQKKTS, from the exons ATGAGTTACGACCGGGCCATCACGGTCTTTTCCCCGGATGGGCACCTCTTCCAAGTGGAATACGCGCAGGAAGCGGTGAAGAAGGGCTCGACCGCG GTTGGTGTACGAGGAAAAGATATTGTTGTTCTTGGTGTAGAGAAGAAATCAGTGGCCAAATTACAAGATGAAAGGACTGTTCGGAAGATCTGTGCTTTGGATGACAACGTCTGCATGGCATTTGCAG GGCTCACTGCTGATGCTAGAATAGTTATAAATAGAGCTCGGGTGGAGTGCCAGAGTCATCGGCTAACTGTGGAGGATCCTGTCACGGTGGAATATATCACTCGTTACATTGCTAGTCTGAAGCAG CGTTATACTCAGAGTAATGGGCGTAGACCTTTTGGCATCTCTGCCCTTATTGTGGGATTTGACTTTGATGGAACTCCCAGACTTTACCAGACAGACCCCTCTGGCACCTACCATGCATGGAAG GCTAATGCTATTGGTAGAGGTGCTAAGTCAGTCCGTGAATTTTTGGAGAAGAACTATACTGATGAAGCTATTGAAACTGATGATTTGACCATCAAACTTGTTATCAAGGCCCTTCTGGAA GTGGTTCAGTCAGGGGGCAAAAACATTGAACTAGCTGTCATGAGGAGAGATCAGCCTCTTAAG ATTTTAAATCCTGAAGAAATCGAAAAGTATGTGGccgaaattgaaaaagaaaaagaagaaaatgaaaagaagaaacaaaagaaaacatcatGA
- the PSMA7 gene encoding proteasome subunit alpha type-7 isoform X2, producing MSYDRAITVFSPDGHLFQVEYAQEAVKKGSTAVGVRGKDIVVLGVEKKSVAKLQDERTVRKICALDDNVCMAFAELVLCIGLTADARIVINRARVECQSHRLTVEDPVTVEYITRYIASLKQRYTQSNGRRPFGISALIVGFDFDGTPRLYQTDPSGTYHAWKANAIGRGAKSVREFLEKNYTDEAIETDDLTIKLVIKALLEVVQSGGKNIELAVMRRDQPLKILNPEEIEKYVAEIEKEKEENEKKKQKKTS from the exons ATGAGTTACGACCGGGCCATCACGGTCTTTTCCCCGGATGGGCACCTCTTCCAAGTGGAATACGCGCAGGAAGCGGTGAAGAAGGGCTCGACCGCG GTTGGTGTACGAGGAAAAGATATTGTTGTTCTTGGTGTAGAGAAGAAATCAGTGGCCAAATTACAAGATGAAAGGACTGTTCGGAAGATCTGTGCTTTGGATGACAACGTCTGCATGGCATTTGCAG agttggtactctgtattg GGCTCACTGCTGATGCTAGAATAGTTATAAATAGAGCTCGGGTGGAGTGCCAGAGTCATCGGCTAACTGTGGAGGATCCTGTCACGGTGGAATATATCACTCGTTACATTGCTAGTCTGAAGCAG CGTTATACTCAGAGTAATGGGCGTAGACCTTTTGGCATCTCTGCCCTTATTGTGGGATTTGACTTTGATGGAACTCCCAGACTTTACCAGACAGACCCCTCTGGCACCTACCATGCATGGAAG GCTAATGCTATTGGTAGAGGTGCTAAGTCAGTCCGTGAATTTTTGGAGAAGAACTATACTGATGAAGCTATTGAAACTGATGATTTGACCATCAAACTTGTTATCAAGGCCCTTCTGGAA GTGGTTCAGTCAGGGGGCAAAAACATTGAACTAGCTGTCATGAGGAGAGATCAGCCTCTTAAG ATTTTAAATCCTGAAGAAATCGAAAAGTATGTGGccgaaattgaaaaagaaaaagaagaaaatgaaaagaagaaacaaaagaaaacatcatGA
- the PSMA7 gene encoding proteasome subunit alpha type-7 isoform X3, whose product MSYDRAITVFSPDGHLFQVEYAQEAVKKGSTAIKLKFFSALIIGLTADARIVINRARVECQSHRLTVEDPVTVEYITRYIASLKQRYTQSNGRRPFGISALIVGFDFDGTPRLYQTDPSGTYHAWKANAIGRGAKSVREFLEKNYTDEAIETDDLTIKLVIKALLEVVQSGGKNIELAVMRRDQPLKILNPEEIEKYVAEIEKEKEENEKKKQKKTS is encoded by the exons ATGAGTTACGACCGGGCCATCACGGTCTTTTCCCCGGATGGGCACCTCTTCCAAGTGGAATACGCGCAGGAAGCGGTGAAGAAGGGCTCGACCGCG ATCAAACTAAAATTCTTTTCTGCTTTGATTATAGGGCTCACTGCTGATGCTAGAATAGTTATAAATAGAGCTCGGGTGGAGTGCCAGAGTCATCGGCTAACTGTGGAGGATCCTGTCACGGTGGAATATATCACTCGTTACATTGCTAGTCTGAAGCAG CGTTATACTCAGAGTAATGGGCGTAGACCTTTTGGCATCTCTGCCCTTATTGTGGGATTTGACTTTGATGGAACTCCCAGACTTTACCAGACAGACCCCTCTGGCACCTACCATGCATGGAAG GCTAATGCTATTGGTAGAGGTGCTAAGTCAGTCCGTGAATTTTTGGAGAAGAACTATACTGATGAAGCTATTGAAACTGATGATTTGACCATCAAACTTGTTATCAAGGCCCTTCTGGAA GTGGTTCAGTCAGGGGGCAAAAACATTGAACTAGCTGTCATGAGGAGAGATCAGCCTCTTAAG ATTTTAAATCCTGAAGAAATCGAAAAGTATGTGGccgaaattgaaaaagaaaaagaagaaaatgaaaagaagaaacaaaagaaaacatcatGA